One Brassica napus cultivar Da-Ae chromosome C2, Da-Ae, whole genome shotgun sequence DNA window includes the following coding sequences:
- the LOC106347004 gene encoding protein root UVB sensitive 6 isoform X1 produces MPLKHSSPDPISSSDSIRLLSRETLRISASLAAPPDDLLPQALPDSSQFLRSTLRLICCEEIDGRRWKYVAESDGSGKFKRNSVVRAVSLESPRTPFDVRQEVGSFLRSYVVPEGFPASVNESYVPYMTFRALKHFFGGAMGVFTTQTLLNSVGASRNSSASAAVAINWILKDGAGRVGKMLFARQGKKFDYDLKQLRFAGDLLMELGAAVELGTAAVPHLFLPLACAANVVKNVAAVTSTSTRTPIYKAFAKGENIGDVTAKGECVGNIADLMGTGFSILISKRNPSLVTTFGLLSCGYLLSSYQEVRSVVLHTLNRARFTVAVESFIKTGRVPSLQQGNIQEKIFTFPWVEDRPVMLGARFKDAFQDPCTYLAVKPFFDKERYMVTYSPTKGKVYALLKDQASSDDILKAAFHAHVLLNFMNQSKGGASKSVEQLDPPAFAPTEYELESRIAESCEMVSTSYGIFKSSAAEQGWRMSESLLNPGRARLCHMNDEEE; encoded by the exons ATGCCGCTCAAACATTCTTCGCCTGACCCCATATCCTCCTCCGACTCCATCCGCCTCCTCTCCCGCGAAACCCTCCGCATCAGCGCCTCCCTCGCCGCCCCTCCCGACGATCTCCTCCCACAGGCTCTCCCCGATTCTTCCCAATTTCTCCGCTCAACGCTGAGACTGATCTGCTGCGAGGAAATCGACGGCCGGAGATGGAAGTACGTGGCGGAGAGCGATGGCTCTGGGAAATTCAAGAGGAACTCTGTGGTTCGTGCTGTAAGCTTGGAGTCTCCTCGGACTCCTTTTGATGTACGCCAG gAAGTGGGTTCGTTTCTGAGATCTTACGTTGTACCTGAAGGCTTCCCTGCAAGTGTTAATGAGTCTTATGTTCCTTACATGACCTTTCGAGCTTTGAAG CATTTCTTTGGTGGAGCCATGGGTGTGTTTACCACTCAAACCCTTCTCAATTCTGTTGGAGCCTCACGGAACAGTTCTGCTTCTGCTGCTGTTGCAATTAATTGGATTCTCAAG GATGGTGCTGGGCGTGTTGGGAAAATGCTTTTTGCGCGTCAGGGAAAGAAATTTGATTATGATTTGAAACAG TTACGGTTTGCTGGTGATCTTTTGATGGAGCTGGGTGCTGCTGTGGAGTTAGGAACTGCTGCCGTTCCGCACCTTTTTCTTCCTCTAGCTTGTGCTGCTAATGTTGTTAAG AATGTTGCAGCAGTAACATCAACGTCTACTCGTACCCCCATCTATAAAGCCTTTGCTAAAGGAGAGAACATAGGAGACGTCACTGCTAAGGGAGAGTGTGTTGGTAATATTGCAGATCTG ATGGGAACTGGGTTTAGTATATTGATATCCAAAAGAAATCCTTCGTTGGTTACAACCTTTGGTCTTCTATCATGTGGCTATCTCTTGAGCTCCTACCAAGAG GTTAGATCTGTGGTACTGCATACACTGAACCGTGCAAGATTTACAGTAGCAGTGGAATCCTTTATCAAGACGG GGCGGGTTCCCTCACTACAACAAGGTAATATCCAAGAAAAGATATTTACTTTCCCATGGGTGGAGGATCGACCGGTGATGCTTG GAGCTAGATTTAAGGATGCATTCCAAGACCCCTGCACCTATCTGGCAGTAAAGCCTTTTTTCGAT AAAGAAAGATACATGGTGACTTACAGCCCTACCAAGGGTAAAGTCTATGCACTGCTCAAGGACCAGGCCAGCTCAGATGACATTCTCAAAGCTGCATTTCAT GCACATGTGCTTCTTAATTTTATGAATCAATCAAAAGGTGGTGCCTCAAAATCGGTTGAGCAACTAGATCCTCCTGCTTTTGCTCCAACGGAATATGAGCTGGAGTCTCGGATTGCTGAGTCGTGTGAAATGGTGTCTACCTCGTATGGAATCTTCAAAAGCAGTGCTGCGGAACAG GGATGGAGAATGTCAGAATCTCTGCTAAACCCTGGCCGGGCTAGGTTATGTCATATGAATGATGAGGAGGAGTAA
- the LOC125582203 gene encoding uncharacterized protein At4g04775-like — protein MSSSSCVSENSHRLRLNAERGTPKQCWYGEPCYISTSGTATYPGRLYYCYGKGYNKRHLFKWADECLVEEVEDINSLISGMNKDISKFRLSVARFEKEIEVMKTASEGKGEECMSQGRCLRNVFVCGVGMSLLCYYYYFV, from the exons ATGTCTTCTTCATCCTGCGTTTCAGAAAATTCTCACAGACTCCGTTTGAACGCGGAAAGAGGAACGCCGAAACAGTGTTGGTATGGTGAACCCTGTTACATTTCTACATCTGGAACCGCTACATATCCAGGAAGATTGTACTACTGCTACGGAAAAGGATATAATAAG AGACATTTATTCAAATGGGCGGATGAGTGTTTGGTTGAAGAGGTTGAGGATATTAATTCACTGATAAGTGGCATGAACAAAGACATCTCGAAATTTAGACTTAGCGTTGCTCGGTtcgagaaagagattgaagtaatgaAAACGGCATCTGAgggaaaaggagaagaatgtATGAGTCAGGGTCGGTGTTTGAGGAATGTGTTTGTTTGTGGGGTTGGAATGTCGTTACTTTGCTACTACTACTACTTTGTTTAG
- the LOC106347004 gene encoding protein root UVB sensitive 6 isoform X2 yields the protein MPLKHSSPDPISSSDSIRLLSRETLRISASLAAPPDDLLPQALPDSSQFLRSTLRLICCEEIDGRRWKYVAESDGSGKFKRNSVVRAVSLESPRTPFDEVGSFLRSYVVPEGFPASVNESYVPYMTFRALKHFFGGAMGVFTTQTLLNSVGASRNSSASAAVAINWILKDGAGRVGKMLFARQGKKFDYDLKQLRFAGDLLMELGAAVELGTAAVPHLFLPLACAANVVKNVAAVTSTSTRTPIYKAFAKGENIGDVTAKGECVGNIADLMGTGFSILISKRNPSLVTTFGLLSCGYLLSSYQEVRSVVLHTLNRARFTVAVESFIKTGRVPSLQQGNIQEKIFTFPWVEDRPVMLGARFKDAFQDPCTYLAVKPFFDKERYMVTYSPTKGKVYALLKDQASSDDILKAAFHAHVLLNFMNQSKGGASKSVEQLDPPAFAPTEYELESRIAESCEMVSTSYGIFKSSAAEQGWRMSESLLNPGRARLCHMNDEEE from the exons ATGCCGCTCAAACATTCTTCGCCTGACCCCATATCCTCCTCCGACTCCATCCGCCTCCTCTCCCGCGAAACCCTCCGCATCAGCGCCTCCCTCGCCGCCCCTCCCGACGATCTCCTCCCACAGGCTCTCCCCGATTCTTCCCAATTTCTCCGCTCAACGCTGAGACTGATCTGCTGCGAGGAAATCGACGGCCGGAGATGGAAGTACGTGGCGGAGAGCGATGGCTCTGGGAAATTCAAGAGGAACTCTGTGGTTCGTGCTGTAAGCTTGGAGTCTCCTCGGACTCCTTTTGAT gAAGTGGGTTCGTTTCTGAGATCTTACGTTGTACCTGAAGGCTTCCCTGCAAGTGTTAATGAGTCTTATGTTCCTTACATGACCTTTCGAGCTTTGAAG CATTTCTTTGGTGGAGCCATGGGTGTGTTTACCACTCAAACCCTTCTCAATTCTGTTGGAGCCTCACGGAACAGTTCTGCTTCTGCTGCTGTTGCAATTAATTGGATTCTCAAG GATGGTGCTGGGCGTGTTGGGAAAATGCTTTTTGCGCGTCAGGGAAAGAAATTTGATTATGATTTGAAACAG TTACGGTTTGCTGGTGATCTTTTGATGGAGCTGGGTGCTGCTGTGGAGTTAGGAACTGCTGCCGTTCCGCACCTTTTTCTTCCTCTAGCTTGTGCTGCTAATGTTGTTAAG AATGTTGCAGCAGTAACATCAACGTCTACTCGTACCCCCATCTATAAAGCCTTTGCTAAAGGAGAGAACATAGGAGACGTCACTGCTAAGGGAGAGTGTGTTGGTAATATTGCAGATCTG ATGGGAACTGGGTTTAGTATATTGATATCCAAAAGAAATCCTTCGTTGGTTACAACCTTTGGTCTTCTATCATGTGGCTATCTCTTGAGCTCCTACCAAGAG GTTAGATCTGTGGTACTGCATACACTGAACCGTGCAAGATTTACAGTAGCAGTGGAATCCTTTATCAAGACGG GGCGGGTTCCCTCACTACAACAAGGTAATATCCAAGAAAAGATATTTACTTTCCCATGGGTGGAGGATCGACCGGTGATGCTTG GAGCTAGATTTAAGGATGCATTCCAAGACCCCTGCACCTATCTGGCAGTAAAGCCTTTTTTCGAT AAAGAAAGATACATGGTGACTTACAGCCCTACCAAGGGTAAAGTCTATGCACTGCTCAAGGACCAGGCCAGCTCAGATGACATTCTCAAAGCTGCATTTCAT GCACATGTGCTTCTTAATTTTATGAATCAATCAAAAGGTGGTGCCTCAAAATCGGTTGAGCAACTAGATCCTCCTGCTTTTGCTCCAACGGAATATGAGCTGGAGTCTCGGATTGCTGAGTCGTGTGAAATGGTGTCTACCTCGTATGGAATCTTCAAAAGCAGTGCTGCGGAACAG GGATGGAGAATGTCAGAATCTCTGCTAAACCCTGGCCGGGCTAGGTTATGTCATATGAATGATGAGGAGGAGTAA
- the BNAC02G16220D gene encoding uncharacterized protein BNAC02G16220D gives MDLDGIISTKQTVNYESKTRAVHSNTPVSFSIRVREVELRFVRDGSVLRENLLKHRTIASPVIGLEIPPCFLAGEEICRGYVAKALSKTIIPTWIQPFILPQICKDAITEEGKRSGFMVETQVGAVKQTYINNCIDVNDYNSEGLKIPTEPDCPICLQDFGPRSIITKLRCCDYNFHRDCILTWLGRKPSCPTCRDDIHNPRPKKFTPKIF, from the coding sequence ATGGACCTGGACGGGATCATCTCAACGAAGCAGACTGTAAACTATGAATCGAAGACGCGTGCCGTTCATTCCAATACTCCAGTATCATTCTCGATACGGGTCCGAGAAGTCGAACTGCGTTTTGTGCGGGATGGTAGCGTTCTTCGCGAAAATCTGTTAAAACACAGAACCATAGCTTCACCGGTTATTGGATTGGAGATCCCACCTTGTTTTCTTGCTGGTGAAGAAATTTGCAGAGGTTATGTTGCTAAGGCCTTGTCTAAGACAATCATACCCACCTGGATTCAACCGTTCATCCTTCCTCAAATCTGCAAAGACGCCATTACGGAGGAGGGCAAAAGAAGTGGTTTCATGGTTGAAACTCAAGTTGGAGCAGTCAAACAAACATATATCAATAATTGTATTGATGTGAATGATTACAACTCTGAAGGTCTTAAAATACCAACCGAACCAGATTGTCCAATCTGCCTACAAGATTTTGGTCCTAGGAGCATCATCACCAAGTTGCGCTGCTGCGACTACAATTTTCACAGGGATTGTATTCTCACGTGGCTGGGCCGCAAGCCTTCATGTCCTACTTGTCGTGATGATATCCACAACCCCCGACCAAAGAAATTTACCCCAAAGATATTTTGA